The following are from one region of the Gossypium hirsutum isolate 1008001.06 chromosome D03, Gossypium_hirsutum_v2.1, whole genome shotgun sequence genome:
- the LOC107920610 gene encoding maspardin, which produces MKGVYSAPGDYIHFKSQVPLHKIPIGTKQWRYYDFGPKVVPPLICLPGTAGTADVYYKQIMSLSMKGYRVISVDIPCVWNHQEWIQSFEKFLDAIDVHHIHLYGTSLGGFLAQLFAQHRPRRVKSLILSNTFLETSRFSAAMRWAPIVGWAPSFLLKRYILTGIHDGPQEPFIADSVDFVVSQVETLSRDDLASRLAFTVDNASVGPLLLSDSLITIMDTNDYSSIPQELKDQLGERYPAARRAYLKTGGDFPFLSRPDEVNLHLQLHLRRVGVEAKPDLVRTIPKDGFGGSPGKENDEKKDHDDQPNGHGGNPESTSKESQSPPAPESSEYHGLYDQLLSSAKVISIGREDSTLMKDQLILATGVLLQLTWEFFIFSLLPIYVCSLYITENNVWKFRKLV; this is translated from the exons ATGAAAGGCGTCTACTCGGCGCCCGGAGATTATATCCACTTCAAGTCCCAAGTCCCTCTTCACAAGATccct ATTGGCACAAAGCAGTGGCGATATTATGATTTTGGTCCCAAAGTAGTTCCTCCACTTATATGTCTTCCTGGAACTGCTGGGACAGCGGATGTCTACTACAAACAGATCATGTCCTTGTCCATGAAG GGTTATCGGGTAATTTCTGTTGATATTCCATGTGTTTGGAATCATCAAGAGTGGATTCAAAGTTTCGAAAAGTTCTTGGATGCCATTGATGTTCACCAT ATACATTTATATGGCACATCTCTTGGAGGCTTCCTAGCTCAACTTTTTGCCCAACATCGTCCTAGACGGGTTAAATCCTTAATTCTATCAAATACATTTTTGGAGACAAGCCGTTTTTCAGCGGCAATGCGTTGGGCACCTAT TGTTGGTTGGGCCCCATCTTTTTTGTTGAAACGATACATCTTAACAGGAATACATGATGGACCTCAAGAACCTTTCATCGCTGATTCTGTAGATTTCGTTGTTTCACAG GTCGAAACTCTCTCAAGAGATGACTTAGCATCCAGGTTGGCTTTCACAGTTGATAATGCTTCAGTTGGACCTCTTCTACTTTCAGATTCATTAATTACTATAATGGAT ACAAATGACTACTCTTCAATTCCTCAAGAACTCAAAGATCAGCTCGGTGAGAGGTATCCCGCTGCTAGGCGAGCTTATCTGAAAACAGGCGGGGATTTCCCATTTCTTTCCCGCCCAGATGAAGTTAACCTACATCTTCAG CTGCACCTTAGACGAGTTGGAGTAGAAGCTAAGCCAGATTTGGTTCGAACCATCCCAAAAGATGGCTTTGGTGGGAGCCCCGGCAAAGAGAATGATGAAAAGAAGGATCATGATGACCAACCAAACGGCCATGGGGGCAATCCCGAAAGTACTTCCAAAGAAAGCCAGTCACCTCCGGCTCCTGAAAGTTCAGAATATCACGGCCTATATGATCAGCTACTCAGCAGTGCAAAAGTCATTTCCATAGGTCGCGAAGATTCAACATTGATGAAGGATCAACTCATTTTAGCCACCGGAGTCCTCCTTCAgttgacttgggagttctttatCTTCTCATTGCTTCCCATTTATGTTTGCTCATTGTACATTACGGAAAATAATGTTTGGAAATTCAGAAAACTGGTGTAA